In a genomic window of Macaca nemestrina isolate mMacNem1 chromosome 18, mMacNem.hap1, whole genome shotgun sequence:
- the LOC105485791 gene encoding BTB/POZ domain-containing protein KCTD5 isoform X2: MAENHCDLLPPARGGLGAGLGGGLCRRCSAGLGALAQRPGSVSKWVRLNVGGTYFLTTRQTLCRDPKSFLYRLCQADPDLDSDKDETGAYLIDRDPTYFGPVLNYLRHGKLVINKDLAEEGVLEEAEFYNITSLIKLVKDKIRERDSKTSQVPVKHVYRVLQCQEEELTQMVSTMSDGWKFEQLVSIGSSYNYGNEDQAEFLCVVSKELHNTPYGTASEPSEKAKILQERGSRM; encoded by the exons ATGGCGGAGAATCACTGCGACCTCCTGCCGCCGGCCCGGGGCGGCCTCGGGGCGGGGCTGGGTGGCGGCCTGTGCCGTCGCTGCAGCGCGGGGCTCGGCGCCCTTGCCCAGCGCCCTGGCAGCGTGTCCAAGTGGGTCCGGCTCAACGTCGGTGGCACCTACTTCCTCACCACTAGGCAGACGCTGTGCCGGGACCCGAAATCTTTCCTGTACCGCTTGTGCCAGGCCGACCCCGACCTGGACTCGGACAAG GACGAAACAGGTGCCTATTTAATCGACAGAGACCCCACCTATTTTGGGCCCGTGCTGAACTACCTGAGACATGGCAAACTGGTGATTAACAAAGACCTCGCGGAGGAAG gaGTATTGGAGGAAGCAGAATTTTACAATATCACCTCGTTAATAAAACTTGTAAAGGACAAAATTAGAGAACGAGACAGCAAAACATCACAG GTGCCTGTGAAGCATGTGTACCGCGTGCTGCAatgccaggaggaggagctcaCGCAGATGGTGTCCACCATGTCTGACGGCTGGAAGTTTGAGCAG CTGGTCAGCATCGGCTCCTCTTACAACTATGGGAACGAAGACCAGGCGGAGTTCCTCTGTGTGGTGTCCAAGGAGCTGCACAACACCCCATACGGTACAGCCAGTGAGCCCAGCgagaaggccaag ATTTTGCAAGAACGAGGTTCAAGGATGTAA
- the LOC105485791 gene encoding BTB/POZ domain-containing protein KCTD5 isoform X1 has translation MAENHCDLLPPARGGLGAGLGGGLCRRCSAGLGALAQRPGSVSKWVRLNVGGTYFLTTRQTLCRDPKSFLYRLCQADPDLDSDKDETGAYLIDRDPTYFGPVLNYLRHGKLVINKDLAEEGVLEEAEFYNITSLIKLVKDKIRERDSKTSQVPVKHVYRVLQCQEEELTQMVSTMSDGWKFEQLVSIGSSYNYGNEDQAEFLCVVSKELHNTPYGTASEPSEKAKSDDEDEGHPGSGSD, from the exons ATGGCGGAGAATCACTGCGACCTCCTGCCGCCGGCCCGGGGCGGCCTCGGGGCGGGGCTGGGTGGCGGCCTGTGCCGTCGCTGCAGCGCGGGGCTCGGCGCCCTTGCCCAGCGCCCTGGCAGCGTGTCCAAGTGGGTCCGGCTCAACGTCGGTGGCACCTACTTCCTCACCACTAGGCAGACGCTGTGCCGGGACCCGAAATCTTTCCTGTACCGCTTGTGCCAGGCCGACCCCGACCTGGACTCGGACAAG GACGAAACAGGTGCCTATTTAATCGACAGAGACCCCACCTATTTTGGGCCCGTGCTGAACTACCTGAGACATGGCAAACTGGTGATTAACAAAGACCTCGCGGAGGAAG gaGTATTGGAGGAAGCAGAATTTTACAATATCACCTCGTTAATAAAACTTGTAAAGGACAAAATTAGAGAACGAGACAGCAAAACATCACAG GTGCCTGTGAAGCATGTGTACCGCGTGCTGCAatgccaggaggaggagctcaCGCAGATGGTGTCCACCATGTCTGACGGCTGGAAGTTTGAGCAG CTGGTCAGCATCGGCTCCTCTTACAACTATGGGAACGAAGACCAGGCGGAGTTCCTCTGTGTGGTGTCCAAGGAGCTGCACAACACCCCATACGGTACAGCCAGTGAGCCCAGCgagaaggccaag AGTGACGACGAGGACGAGGGGCACCCAGGGAGTGGCTCAGATTAA
- the LOC139359733 gene encoding serine protease 27-like, producing the protein MLNRMVGGQDAQEGEWPWQVSIQRNGSHFCGGSLIAERWVLTAAHCFPNTSETSLYQVLLGARQLVQPGPHAVYARVRRVESNPLYQGMASSADVALVELEEPVSFTNYILPVCLPDPSVIFETGMNCWVTGWGSSSEQDRLPNPRILQKLAVPIIDTPKCNLLYSKDAEFGYQPKTIKNDMLCAGFEEGKKDACKGDSGGPLVCLVGQSWLQAGVISWGEGCARQNRPGVYIRVTAHHNWIHQVIPTLQFQPARSGGQKPDPRGQEPLEQSSAPSLAAHTILLVLPALLLHL; encoded by the exons ATGCTGAACCGAATGGTGGGCGGGCAGGACGCGCAGGAGGGCGAGTGGCCCTGGCAAGTCAGCATCCAGCGCAACGGAAGCCACTTCTGCGGGGGCAGCCTCATCGCGGAGCGGTGGGTCCTGACGGCCGCGCACTGCTTCCCCAA CACCTCTGAGACGTCCCTGTACCAGGTCCTGCTGGGGGCAAGGCAGCTAGTGCAGCCAGGGCCACACGCTGTGTATGCCCGGGTGAGGCGGGTGGAGAGCAACCCCCTGTACCAGGGCATGGCCTCCAGTGCCGACGTGGCCCTGGTGGAGCTGGAGGAACCAGTGTCCTTCACCAATTACATCCTCCCCGTGTGCCTGCCCGACCCCTCGGTGATCTTTGAGACGGGCATGAACTGCTGGGTCACTGGCTGGGGCAGCTCCAGTGAACAAG ACCGCCTGCCCAACCCGCGGATCCTGCAGAAACTCGCTGTGCCCATCATTGACACGCCCAAGTGCAACCTGCTCTACAGCAAAGACGCCGAATTTGGCTATCAACCTAAAACCATCAAGAATGACATGCTGTGCGCCGGCTTTGAGGAGGGCAAGAAGGACGCCTGCAAG GGCGACTCGGGCGGCCCTCTGGTGTGCCTCGTGGGTCAGTCATGGCTGCAGGCCGGGGTGATCAGCTGGGGTGAAGGCTGCGCCCGGCAGAACCGCCCAGGTGTCTACATCCGTGTCACCGCCCACCACAACTGGATCCATCAGGTCATCCCCACACTGCAGTTCCAGCCAGCGAGGTCGGGCGGCCAGAAGCCAGACCCTCGGGGCCAGGAGCCCCTTGAGCAGAGctctgcacccagcctggctGCCCACACCATCCTGCTGGTTCTCCCAGCGCTGCTGTTGCACCTCTGA